One genomic window of Thioclava sp. GXIMD4216 includes the following:
- a CDS encoding DUF475 domain-containing protein — MWRLDVLKYFYWPFAITVLALAGAFGLGLHYSATLSGAFGFLLIGAILAVLEISLSFDNAIVNANKLEQMSEKWRRRFLTWGIVIAVFGMRVVFPLLIVVVAAGIGPLEAVHLAATEPARYAAIIHGAHLQIAAFGGAFLMMVALSYFVDAEKDVDWITGIERGLRRFGAVKGTEIVLVLLVMMGFSTALPEASQDEFLFAAVFGLATFLCVELLGAYLDRREAAGMVAKGGLGAFLYLEVLDASFSFDGVIGAFALTQNLFLIAIGLGIGAMYVRAMTLMLVEQGTLTEFRYLEHGAFWSILVLSVIMFVQTLMPIPELVTGLLGAGFIGLALLSSVRYNRRVRA, encoded by the coding sequence ATGTGGAGACTTGATGTGCTGAAATATTTTTACTGGCCCTTCGCGATAACGGTGCTGGCGCTGGCAGGGGCCTTCGGCTTGGGGCTGCATTATAGCGCCACGCTGTCGGGGGCGTTCGGGTTCCTGCTGATCGGGGCGATTCTGGCCGTGCTGGAGATTTCGCTGTCTTTCGACAATGCGATCGTCAATGCCAACAAGCTGGAACAGATGTCCGAAAAATGGCGCAGGCGGTTTCTGACCTGGGGGATCGTGATTGCGGTCTTCGGGATGCGGGTGGTGTTTCCGCTGCTGATCGTCGTGGTGGCGGCGGGGATCGGCCCGCTTGAGGCGGTGCATCTGGCCGCCACGGAGCCTGCGCGCTATGCGGCGATCATCCACGGGGCGCATCTGCAGATTGCCGCTTTTGGCGGCGCGTTCCTGATGATGGTGGCGCTGAGCTATTTTGTCGATGCCGAGAAGGATGTTGACTGGATCACCGGAATCGAGCGCGGGTTGCGCCGGTTCGGGGCGGTGAAGGGCACGGAAATCGTGCTGGTCCTGCTGGTGATGATGGGCTTTTCCACCGCGTTGCCCGAAGCCTCGCAGGATGAGTTCCTGTTTGCGGCGGTGTTTGGCCTTGCGACCTTCCTCTGTGTCGAGCTGCTGGGGGCCTATCTGGACCGGCGCGAGGCGGCGGGCATGGTGGCCAAGGGCGGTTTGGGGGCGTTTCTCTATCTCGAGGTGCTGGATGCCAGCTTCAGTTTTGACGGGGTGATCGGGGCCTTCGCGCTGACCCAGAACCTGTTCCTGATCGCGATCGGGCTGGGGATCGGGGCGATGTATGTGCGCGCGATGACCCTGATGCTGGTCGAGCAGGGCACTCTGACCGAGTTCCGCTATCTTGAACACGGGGCGTTCTGGTCGATTCTCGTGCTGTCGGTGATCATGTTCGTGCAGACCCTGATGCCGATCCCCGAGCTGGTGACGGGGCTGCTGGGGGCAGGGTTTATCGGTTTGGCGCTGCTGTCTTCGGTGCGCTATAACCGGCGGGTGCGGGCCTGA
- a CDS encoding trimeric intracellular cation channel family protein, with protein MTPLASSALFWLDIAGIAVFAASGALAAAKAKQTLVTFAFFASITGIGGGTLRDLLINAPVFWVHNSWVLTTCLVVSFAVWKTPKRFWNERAIDWFDAVGLAAYSVYGAAKALAFGVSPLTAAVMGVITACAGGIFRDVLAAQPSIIIRPEIYVTAAAAASAGFVVLTLAGCPFAIAGPLAAVFGFILRALAIARGLSLPSYRG; from the coding sequence ATGACACCGCTCGCCTCTTCCGCCCTGTTCTGGCTGGATATTGCCGGTATTGCCGTTTTTGCCGCCTCGGGCGCACTTGCTGCGGCAAAAGCCAAGCAAACGCTTGTAACCTTTGCCTTTTTCGCGTCCATCACGGGAATCGGCGGCGGCACATTGCGCGATCTTCTGATCAACGCACCGGTCTTCTGGGTGCATAATTCATGGGTGCTGACCACCTGTCTGGTGGTCAGTTTCGCGGTCTGGAAGACGCCCAAACGGTTCTGGAACGAACGCGCGATCGACTGGTTCGATGCGGTCGGGCTGGCGGCCTATTCGGTCTATGGTGCGGCAAAGGCGCTTGCCTTCGGGGTCTCTCCGCTGACAGCGGCGGTCATGGGGGTGATTACCGCCTGTGCGGGCGGCATTTTCCGCGATGTACTGGCGGCCCAGCCCTCCATCATCATCCGCCCCGAAATCTATGTCACCGCCGCCGCCGCCGCCTCGGCGGGGTTTGTGGTGCTGACATTGGCCGGTTGCCCCTTCGCCATCGCGGGGCCGCTGGCCGCCGTCTTCGGCTTTATCCTGCGCGCACTGGCCATTGCCCGCGGATTGTCGCTGCCCTCCTATCGCGGCTAA
- a CDS encoding cupin domain-containing protein gives MMIDFQSFPDALTTDLGAFSPLEGALTEGMSEAAKTLWSSADGRVELGLWACTAGQFELEMEGGSEFCHFLQGRLRVVQPDGRHTEYGPGDALMMPLGWRGRWEVLEPIRKIYMYDYKQA, from the coding sequence ATGATGATCGATTTTCAAAGCTTTCCCGATGCGCTGACCACGGATCTGGGCGCGTTCAGCCCGCTGGAAGGGGCGCTGACCGAGGGGATGAGCGAGGCCGCCAAAACGCTCTGGAGCAGTGCGGACGGACGGGTGGAGCTGGGCCTTTGGGCGTGCACTGCGGGCCAGTTCGAGCTGGAGATGGAGGGCGGGTCGGAATTCTGCCATTTTCTGCAGGGCCGCCTGAGGGTGGTCCAGCCCGATGGTCGCCATACCGAATATGGTCCGGGCGATGCGCTGATGATGCCCTTGGGGTGGCGTGGCCGCTGGGAGGTTCTGGAGCCGATCCGCAAGATCTACATGTATGATTACAAGCAGGCCTGA
- a CDS encoding NAD(P)/FAD-dependent oxidoreductase codes for MMRFDAIIIGAGAAGLMAAIETGRSGRSVCLIDHTARPGEKIRISGGGRCNFTNRELDHLTARDRFLSQNPRFALSALSRYSPQDFITRLDRAGIAWHEKHKGQLFCDGKASQIVDMLTRDLREAGGTLSLDTTVETITREGTDFHVTTSQGLLTAPKLVIATGGKSIPKMGATGIGYKIAAQFGLSLTETRPALVPLTFAEQELVKTKPLAGTAIPVTIQHNKTRFDEDLLFTHRGLSGPAILQISSYWRDGDPLTLDLLPGQNIARLLADQRQEKGRMALHNALARWLPEKIAALAVAESGLQGRLADQNNAKLEHLATYVHQWQIKPVGSEGYRTAEVTLGGVSTKDLDAKTMEAKSQPGLFFVGEVVDVTGWLGGYNFQWAWASGFAAGKA; via the coding sequence ATGATGAGATTTGACGCAATAATCATTGGCGCTGGCGCCGCAGGCCTGATGGCCGCAATCGAAACCGGACGTAGCGGAAGGTCGGTCTGCCTGATCGATCATACCGCAAGACCGGGGGAAAAAATCCGAATCTCCGGCGGTGGCCGGTGCAATTTCACGAATCGCGAGCTCGACCATCTGACCGCGCGCGACCGATTCCTGTCGCAAAACCCGCGCTTTGCCCTCTCGGCACTCTCGCGCTACAGCCCGCAGGACTTCATCACACGCCTCGACCGCGCGGGCATCGCTTGGCACGAGAAACACAAAGGCCAGCTCTTCTGTGACGGCAAGGCCTCGCAGATCGTCGACATGCTCACCCGCGACCTGCGCGAGGCCGGTGGCACGCTCAGCCTCGACACCACCGTCGAGACCATCACCCGCGAGGGCACCGACTTCCACGTCACCACCTCGCAAGGCCTCCTGACAGCCCCCAAGCTCGTCATCGCCACGGGCGGCAAATCCATCCCCAAAATGGGCGCCACCGGCATCGGCTACAAGATCGCCGCGCAATTCGGCCTCTCGCTCACCGAAACCCGCCCTGCCCTCGTACCGCTCACCTTCGCGGAACAAGAGCTGGTGAAAACCAAACCGCTGGCCGGCACCGCGATCCCCGTCACCATCCAGCACAATAAGACCCGCTTCGACGAGGATCTGCTCTTCACCCATCGCGGCCTCTCGGGCCCCGCCATCCTGCAGATCTCGAGCTACTGGCGCGACGGAGACCCGCTCACCCTCGACCTCCTGCCGGGCCAGAACATCGCCCGACTGCTCGCGGATCAACGTCAGGAGAAAGGGCGCATGGCGCTGCATAACGCGCTGGCCCGATGGCTCCCCGAGAAGATCGCGGCGCTGGCGGTGGCCGAGTCGGGCCTGCAGGGCCGTCTGGCCGACCAAAATAACGCCAAACTCGAGCACCTCGCCACCTATGTCCATCAATGGCAGATCAAACCGGTGGGCTCCGAGGGCTACCGCACGGCGGAAGTCACGCTTGGCGGGGTCTCCACCAAAGACCTCGACGCCAAAACCATGGAAGCCAAATCCCAACCCGGCCTCTTCTTTGTCGGGGAAGTGGTCGATGTCACCGGCTGGCTGGGCGGTTACAACTTCCAGTGGGCCTGGGCCTCGGGCTTTGCCGCAGGCAAGGCCTAG
- a CDS encoding TniQ family protein, with amino-acid sequence MTTLFPMLPFIDDETPLSWAVRQAAFHTRGPVPAFLQDLGIPLVALARGDEQAVRRLCEKAGHDPAAVLRNTISAVGPRRYRLRGLDFAAAFTCGPVTRVCPACLSKDMAEARYSNAALRHRLLWKLAPVRTCAVHGIALRDLCAGTWDNLAGALQAVTALDVAGQQVRDVVRTVSPLQAYVAARLEHIAGPAWLDGQDIDQAVRATEMLGALDLFGPKMKASEMSQDMWDAAGRAGWPIVLSGGAAIRQNLMARVTSSRGKRAAPRAVFGMLHTWLSSHRPTQNPEPIRDILRDVIVETTPLSKGQMLLGKPVTDPHLSSVASIARAEGVDAGTMRDVLQMAGLLDAEDVAQRSNRLVVDYTVARDLIDIVKHAVPVSCLLTMLGASHALVELLIEIGQLQLVRGQYALASKIGKAVNGQRVKPILRLLEARFPLVEEVPKGFAYLSRAAEKSRAEAKFILEVMFLGHLKRGYRVSGAHGFAALVFDPEEIQALAESPPPGLSEASYFLIS; translated from the coding sequence ATGACCACGCTTTTCCCCATGCTGCCCTTCATTGATGATGAGACGCCTTTGTCTTGGGCGGTGCGGCAGGCCGCCTTCCATACGCGCGGCCCTGTTCCGGCGTTTCTGCAGGACCTTGGCATTCCGCTTGTAGCGCTTGCCCGCGGCGACGAGCAGGCAGTTCGGCGCCTTTGCGAGAAGGCGGGGCATGATCCTGCGGCGGTCCTGCGCAATACGATCTCCGCTGTTGGTCCTCGGCGCTACCGGTTGCGCGGGCTCGACTTCGCTGCCGCCTTCACCTGCGGTCCAGTCACCCGCGTCTGTCCCGCCTGTCTCAGCAAAGATATGGCCGAGGCGCGATATTCCAATGCCGCACTGCGTCATCGCCTCCTCTGGAAACTGGCGCCGGTCAGGACCTGCGCGGTTCACGGGATCGCGCTCCGTGACCTCTGCGCGGGGACGTGGGACAATCTCGCAGGCGCGCTTCAGGCCGTGACGGCCCTGGATGTTGCCGGGCAGCAAGTGCGCGATGTGGTGCGCACGGTCTCCCCGCTGCAGGCCTACGTTGCCGCGCGTCTGGAGCATATCGCAGGGCCCGCATGGTTGGATGGTCAGGATATCGACCAGGCTGTACGGGCGACAGAAATGCTGGGTGCGCTCGATCTCTTCGGCCCGAAGATGAAAGCCTCGGAGATGAGCCAGGATATGTGGGATGCAGCCGGGCGTGCAGGTTGGCCCATCGTCTTGAGTGGCGGCGCGGCGATCCGTCAGAATCTTATGGCGCGCGTCACGTCCTCCAGAGGCAAGCGCGCAGCACCTCGCGCGGTCTTCGGCATGCTCCATACGTGGTTGTCCAGCCACCGACCAACCCAGAATCCGGAGCCTATTCGGGATATTCTTCGCGATGTGATCGTCGAGACCACCCCGCTCAGCAAGGGGCAGATGCTTCTGGGTAAGCCGGTCACAGATCCCCACCTGAGCAGCGTCGCGTCGATCGCAAGGGCGGAAGGTGTTGATGCGGGAACGATGCGCGATGTCCTGCAGATGGCGGGGCTGTTGGACGCTGAGGACGTCGCGCAGCGCAGCAATCGGCTGGTGGTCGACTACACGGTCGCGCGCGATTTGATCGACATCGTGAAACATGCCGTTCCCGTCTCTTGCCTGCTGACCATGCTTGGGGCTTCCCATGCGCTCGTCGAGCTGCTTATCGAGATCGGCCAGTTGCAGCTCGTTCGGGGGCAATATGCGCTCGCCAGCAAAATCGGCAAAGCCGTCAACGGCCAAAGGGTGAAGCCGATCCTTCGGCTTCTGGAGGCGAGATTTCCGTTGGTTGAAGAGGTGCCAAAAGGCTTCGCCTATCTCTCCAGGGCTGCCGAAAAATCCCGCGCCGAGGCGAAGTTTATCCTCGAAGTGATGTTCCTCGGCCATCTGAAACGGGGCTATCGGGTGTCCGGCGCACACGGGTTTGCAGCGCTGGTATTCGATCCGGAGGAAATCCAGGCGCTGGCCGAATCCCCTCCGCCCGGTCTCTCCGAAGCCTCGTATTTCCTGATTAGCTGA
- a CDS encoding TniB family NTP-binding protein, which produces MAKADTAKSALERVRGLHIGSARDAEAALHLTRLLATDEQGDLTPVAKRFTRTGETRGVMLIGGPGSGKSHLLERTLSRLAVLQEGEYGRPRYLGCSVPSPATFKSMILALLEESGYPDANPRREAWSLLQDLRHRLQLLGISVLWIDEAQDLFCADRKLILRALKSLMQGDDAVIVVLSGTEDLAGVIRTDPQVKRRFTAMVLPDLVEQVDSASFREIITQYCARVGLGAPIEADLIGRLFHGARYRFGRALEHLLQAIEIAIGRGDEDLDIGHFAAAYAMNEACTAADNVFYAEHYWLLKPDEIEEEDPPRRRKR; this is translated from the coding sequence ATGGCAAAAGCTGATACCGCAAAGAGCGCCTTGGAGCGGGTCCGCGGCCTCCATATCGGTTCCGCGCGTGACGCCGAGGCGGCACTGCATCTGACGCGCCTTCTTGCCACGGACGAACAGGGGGACCTGACCCCTGTCGCCAAGCGCTTCACCCGAACCGGGGAAACCCGCGGGGTCATGCTGATCGGCGGGCCGGGAAGCGGCAAGTCCCATCTGTTGGAGCGCACGTTGTCGAGGCTTGCGGTGCTGCAGGAGGGTGAATACGGGCGGCCGCGTTATCTTGGCTGTTCGGTGCCCAGCCCTGCAACGTTCAAGAGTATGATCCTCGCTCTGCTGGAAGAAAGTGGCTACCCCGACGCCAATCCGCGCAGGGAGGCGTGGTCTCTCTTGCAGGACCTGCGTCACCGCTTGCAGCTTCTCGGGATCTCGGTGCTCTGGATCGACGAAGCGCAGGATCTGTTCTGCGCGGACCGCAAACTGATCCTGCGAGCGCTGAAATCCCTGATGCAGGGCGACGATGCCGTCATCGTGGTCCTGTCCGGCACGGAAGACCTCGCCGGGGTCATTCGGACGGATCCGCAGGTAAAGCGCAGGTTCACCGCGATGGTACTGCCCGATCTCGTGGAGCAGGTCGATAGCGCTAGTTTCCGCGAGATCATCACGCAATACTGCGCGCGGGTGGGCCTCGGGGCGCCGATTGAGGCGGATCTGATCGGACGCCTCTTCCACGGGGCACGCTATCGCTTCGGCCGGGCGCTCGAGCACCTGCTGCAGGCCATAGAAATCGCCATCGGGCGCGGTGACGAAGATCTGGACATCGGGCATTTCGCGGCGGCCTATGCAATGAACGAAGCCTGCACAGCTGCCGACAATGTGTTCTACGCCGAGCACTACTGGCTCTTGAAGCCCGATGAGATCGAAGAGGAAGATCCCCCTCGCCGGCGCAAACGGTGA
- a CDS encoding Mu transposase C-terminal domain-containing protein, with amino-acid sequence MHGTPELIVFDGGSAFKSMRFRMAAEDLGVMWEMAMNGVPENRGTIERAFGSFRSDFAPRLSGHTFSSIMEKGDADPEKRAALSLDDFTFALLRWVIDIYHNTPHHGLGGETPVKAWRRLSKLHGVTPPPDAEMMRLCFGHEREYRLDKTGITILGVRYQSEATQALFRREAPEKVSVRWHPKDIGAISVKGGNTWYEVPALDPSLQGVAAQTWLTAVRHVRDANPKSNRLDNVAVRDAIRAIKERNDAAMAAAGLNLEDWSEKRCAKEEKKLLAGIEFVERKELRNAKEGLGMEIPASSELTVAAEKPCTAETPAKPAKRTTKTRSVTPTSSKSNMTIEEN; translated from the coding sequence ATGCATGGCACGCCCGAGCTGATCGTCTTTGATGGTGGCTCTGCCTTCAAGTCGATGCGCTTTCGCATGGCGGCCGAGGATCTCGGTGTAATGTGGGAGATGGCGATGAATGGTGTGCCGGAAAACCGCGGAACGATCGAGCGCGCATTCGGCAGCTTCCGGAGCGACTTCGCGCCGCGTCTGTCGGGGCACACGTTCTCCAGCATCATGGAGAAGGGCGATGCGGATCCCGAGAAGCGCGCAGCGCTGAGCCTGGACGACTTCACCTTCGCGCTGCTGCGTTGGGTGATCGACATCTACCACAACACGCCCCATCACGGGCTGGGCGGCGAAACTCCTGTGAAGGCCTGGCGTCGCCTGTCGAAGCTGCATGGCGTGACGCCGCCGCCGGATGCGGAGATGATGCGGCTGTGCTTCGGCCACGAGCGCGAGTATCGCCTCGACAAGACGGGCATTACCATTCTGGGCGTGCGCTATCAATCTGAAGCGACCCAAGCGCTCTTCCGTCGCGAGGCGCCCGAGAAGGTGTCCGTGCGGTGGCACCCCAAGGACATCGGCGCCATCTCGGTCAAAGGGGGCAATACCTGGTACGAGGTGCCTGCGCTTGACCCGTCGCTGCAGGGGGTCGCAGCACAGACCTGGTTGACGGCTGTCCGTCACGTCCGCGACGCGAACCCGAAATCGAACCGGCTCGACAATGTTGCTGTCCGTGACGCCATCAGGGCGATCAAAGAGCGCAACGATGCCGCGATGGCCGCGGCCGGCCTCAACCTCGAGGACTGGTCCGAGAAACGCTGCGCGAAGGAGGAGAAGAAGCTTCTGGCCGGTATCGAGTTCGTTGAGCGCAAAGAGCTGCGCAACGCAAAAGAGGGTCTGGGCATGGAAATCCCCGCCTCCTCCGAGCTGACCGTGGCGGCTGAGAAACCCTGCACGGCGGAGACGCCCGCCAAACCTGCGAAGCGGACCACCAAAACGCGCAGCGTCACGCCCACCTCGTCCAAATCCAACATGACCATCGAGGAGAACTGA
- a CDS encoding DUF6882 domain-containing protein, translating to MPYPLNDWQLPPVWRVLFRGLDGLDQAKPLYGRLCALAEGGPKVLDGELVKSWNVEQDGGRFTATLNTGDTLEARVAFLGTHDGQSFLWADANPSLRAELTSPATVLRGLLPQELAVIRQRDATEITYRDAIALLGLAAEHLPCDLVYPAHSNGRLVLMVLSEAQLNTAREPSFLKRLLTRPRAPTVAEQLAALRRTVDQALNQWQQNLLPFDKLCALDPLAARAHAALIAGNAGQALAALEQIKAALGRYAVDQEPTGWVYFAEGIARLAVGNLPRARAAFAIAERAILPEPKCLILLAQARAAELDQGDHFLKSAYLSAPAIFEAQANAHEQTQVRAALAALAATRADLAPESLVKNAIAAFCDFERAAFARSQAAARFRQERHVLCEADEAATLLSNKAWVDLLLTWATPERATAPSSLSSDPDLAPERIEWFGEVKTTGAEATVTVGFKGRFAGATGRQVCYTLRQTAIPMLEGTMWRLESVRDVTDAVSYDLI from the coding sequence ATGCCTTACCCGTTGAATGATTGGCAGTTGCCGCCGGTTTGGCGAGTGCTGTTTCGTGGATTGGATGGGCTTGATCAGGCCAAGCCGCTTTACGGCAGATTGTGTGCGCTTGCTGAGGGCGGGCCGAAGGTGCTCGACGGTGAGCTGGTGAAAAGCTGGAACGTCGAACAGGACGGCGGGCGTTTTACTGCAACGCTGAACACCGGCGATACGCTGGAGGCGCGGGTGGCCTTTCTTGGTACGCATGATGGGCAAAGCTTTTTGTGGGCCGATGCCAACCCGTCGTTGCGTGCCGAGCTTACCTCGCCCGCGACAGTGTTACGAGGGCTGCTGCCGCAGGAATTGGCTGTGATCCGACAGCGGGACGCTACCGAAATTACTTACCGCGATGCCATCGCCTTGCTTGGCCTTGCCGCTGAGCATCTGCCCTGCGACTTGGTTTATCCGGCGCACTCGAACGGACGGCTGGTGCTGATGGTGCTAAGCGAGGCCCAGCTTAACACGGCGCGCGAGCCCTCGTTCCTTAAGCGGCTGCTGACGCGGCCAAGGGCGCCAACTGTGGCCGAGCAGCTGGCGGCGCTGCGTCGCACCGTTGATCAGGCGTTGAACCAGTGGCAGCAAAACCTGTTGCCCTTTGACAAGCTCTGTGCGCTCGATCCGCTCGCGGCCCGGGCGCATGCGGCGCTGATTGCAGGCAATGCAGGGCAAGCACTTGCCGCACTCGAGCAAATCAAGGCCGCGCTTGGCCGCTACGCGGTGGATCAGGAGCCGACCGGCTGGGTTTATTTTGCCGAGGGAATAGCGCGGCTAGCGGTCGGGAATTTGCCGCGCGCCCGTGCGGCGTTTGCTATTGCCGAAAGAGCGATCCTGCCCGAGCCAAAGTGTCTTATTTTGCTGGCGCAGGCGCGGGCAGCGGAGCTGGACCAGGGCGATCATTTTCTGAAATCGGCCTACCTGAGCGCGCCCGCTATCTTTGAGGCGCAGGCCAACGCGCACGAACAGACGCAGGTGCGGGCCGCACTTGCTGCACTTGCCGCCACGCGGGCGGACCTTGCGCCTGAAAGCCTGGTGAAAAACGCTATTGCCGCCTTTTGTGATTTTGAACGTGCCGCCTTTGCGCGCAGTCAGGCTGCGGCACGGTTCCGGCAGGAAAGACATGTTCTGTGCGAGGCAGACGAGGCGGCGACACTGCTCAGCAACAAGGCATGGGTCGACCTTCTACTGACGTGGGCCACGCCGGAGCGCGCCACCGCGCCTTCGTCGCTTTCCTCCGACCCCGATCTCGCGCCCGAGCGCATAGAATGGTTTGGCGAGGTAAAGACTACAGGGGCCGAGGCGACGGTTACGGTGGGGTTCAAGGGCCGCTTCGCAGGAGCCACAGGACGACAAGTTTGCTATACGCTGCGCCAAACCGCGATCCCGATGCTTGAGGGGACAATGTGGCGTCTAGAGAGCGTGCGAGACGTTACCGACGCAGTCTCCTACGACCTGATCTGA
- a CDS encoding GIY-YIG nuclease family protein translates to MFAFEGDRVLADQFVKNLPPSSFYTYVLLTPEFVPFYVGKGKGSRLLQHETEALRQTKIYKSNPFKCNKIRKIISNGKQVFYRVDRVFGGDEAACLRREEELISLYKRRCDGGILTNLAAGLGSLSSRDPLTSSRHAATLSGVVHGNPERTTMNLYLESLGEVRSVPIKPLTEYRTKLVNAYPSPKSLKNLTMRNGLTIVASVLATGLKLEPGVIVPRKFSIAPELENWPLKEQPPKEVEGVIENGAASDILKLGLVELVPAVLPEDEAFRLDHAQMQRLVNLVGEKFLSDFDLI, encoded by the coding sequence ATGTTTGCTTTTGAGGGCGACCGCGTTTTGGCAGATCAGTTCGTGAAGAACCTCCCGCCTAGTTCATTCTATACCTACGTGCTTTTGACCCCTGAATTTGTTCCATTCTACGTTGGGAAAGGAAAGGGCTCGCGGCTTCTTCAGCATGAAACAGAAGCACTACGCCAAACAAAAATTTATAAGAGCAACCCCTTTAAGTGTAACAAAATACGCAAGATAATCAGCAATGGTAAGCAGGTTTTCTATCGAGTTGACCGAGTTTTTGGCGGTGACGAGGCGGCTTGCTTGCGCCGTGAAGAGGAGCTCATCTCTCTATACAAGAGACGTTGTGACGGCGGCATACTTACTAATCTCGCTGCTGGACTAGGTAGCCTTTCGTCACGTGACCCACTGACGTCGAGTCGCCATGCCGCCACGCTCTCTGGCGTGGTCCATGGCAATCCTGAGCGGACAACAATGAACTTATACCTTGAGTCGTTAGGAGAAGTTCGAAGTGTCCCGATCAAGCCTCTGACTGAGTATAGAACTAAGCTTGTAAACGCTTATCCAAGCCCCAAGTCTCTAAAAAACTTGACGATGAGGAATGGACTGACAATCGTTGCGAGCGTGCTAGCCACGGGACTCAAACTTGAGCCGGGAGTGATAGTTCCTCGAAAGTTCTCTATAGCTCCGGAATTGGAAAACTGGCCATTAAAAGAACAGCCCCCCAAAGAGGTGGAGGGAGTTATCGAGAATGGCGCCGCGAGCGATATTCTAAAGCTCGGTCTTGTCGAGCTAGTTCCGGCCGTGCTGCCGGAAGACGAAGCATTCAGATTGGACCATGCGCAGATGCAGAGATTGGTCAACCTAGTCGGAGAAAAGTTCCTGTCAGATTTCGATCTAATCTAG
- a CDS encoding ABC-F family ATP-binding cassette domain-containing protein yields MPASVSLSGLSWSTPDDAPLLTDLNLTFGPERTGIVGRNGIGKSTLLRLISGDQLPAAGQVRVTGSIAMMRQEALERPDDVIADLFGARPALDLLDRAEAGLADVDELADADWTLPARMEAELLRCGLPVGPQTLLATLSGGQRSRAALAALIFAAPDFLLLDEPTNNLDRDGRMAVIDLIRGWTGGAIIVSHDRELLEEMDSIVELTSLGAARYGGSYSDFRQRKATELDAAVRDLAHAEKTRADVARRAQEASERKARKDSAGQRARAKGNQPKILMDAARERAEASGGAGVRLREARREAADKALTAAREKIEILQPLRMDVPPTGLATSRTVLRLERVTGGHDPDHPLIRDLSLTVTGPERVVIRGPNGSGKTTLLKIITGQIVPQMGLVALSVPFAVLDQHVQLIDPALSLRDNFRHLNPLADPHTAHAALARFGFRAGDALRYAGELSGGERLRAGLACALGATPPPPLLILDEPTNHLDLDGIMALEAALATYDGAVLAISHDTAFIESLAPERTLDLGI; encoded by the coding sequence ATGCCTGCATCCGTTTCCCTCTCCGGCCTGTCCTGGTCCACGCCTGACGACGCGCCCCTTCTTACCGACCTCAACCTGACTTTCGGCCCGGAACGCACCGGCATCGTCGGGCGCAACGGCATCGGCAAGAGCACCCTCCTTCGCCTGATTTCCGGTGATCAGCTTCCCGCTGCGGGACAGGTCCGCGTGACCGGCTCCATTGCAATGATGCGGCAGGAAGCGTTGGAGCGGCCCGATGACGTCATCGCCGATCTTTTTGGCGCACGACCCGCGCTCGACCTTCTTGATCGCGCAGAGGCGGGCCTTGCGGATGTCGATGAACTGGCCGACGCGGATTGGACCCTTCCCGCGCGGATGGAAGCGGAGCTTTTGCGCTGTGGCTTGCCGGTCGGGCCGCAGACCCTTCTGGCGACGCTTTCGGGTGGTCAGCGCAGCCGTGCCGCCCTTGCCGCCCTGATCTTTGCCGCACCGGATTTCCTGTTGCTGGACGAACCAACGAACAATCTCGACCGGGACGGACGCATGGCGGTGATCGACCTCATCCGGGGTTGGACAGGTGGTGCGATCATCGTCAGCCATGACCGTGAACTTCTGGAAGAAATGGACTCCATCGTCGAACTCACCTCGCTTGGCGCGGCTCGGTATGGCGGAAGTTACAGTGATTTCCGGCAGCGGAAGGCCACCGAGTTGGACGCGGCTGTACGTGACCTCGCCCATGCCGAGAAAACCCGCGCCGACGTGGCCCGTCGCGCGCAAGAGGCAAGCGAACGTAAGGCTCGCAAGGACAGTGCCGGACAGCGGGCGCGCGCGAAGGGTAATCAGCCGAAAATCCTGATGGACGCCGCCAGGGAACGGGCTGAGGCGTCGGGCGGCGCAGGTGTCCGTCTGCGCGAGGCCCGGCGCGAGGCCGCAGATAAAGCGCTGACCGCCGCCCGAGAGAAGATCGAAATCCTTCAGCCCTTGCGCATGGACGTCCCCCCAACGGGCCTTGCGACCAGCAGAACGGTGCTGCGACTGGAAAGGGTGACCGGCGGCCATGACCCCGATCATCCCTTGATCCGTGACCTGTCGCTGACCGTGACCGGCCCCGAGCGCGTTGTCATTAGAGGGCCGAATGGCAGCGGAAAGACGACGCTTCTGAAGATCATCACCGGACAGATCGTGCCGCAAATGGGCCTCGTGGCACTTTCGGTACCATTTGCCGTGCTGGATCAGCATGTCCAGCTGATCGACCCAGCCCTGTCCCTTCGCGACAATTTCCGTCACCTCAACCCCTTGGCTGATCCCCATACCGCGCACGCGGCACTGGCCAGGTTCGGTTTCCGCGCCGGGGATGCCTTGCGTTACGCGGGGGAGTTGAGCGGCGGCGAGCGTCTGCGCGCCGGTCTGGCCTGTGCCCTAGGCGCCACCCCGCCGCCGCCGTTGCTGATCTTGGACGAGCCGACCAATCACCTTGATCTGGATGGTATCATGGCCCTTGAGGCTGCGCTGGCTACTTATGATGGGGCCGTTCTAGCGATCAGCCATGACACGGCATTCATTGAATCCCTCGCACCGGAGAGGACCTTGGATCTTGGGATATGA